The sequence below is a genomic window from Cobetia sp. cqz5-12.
GCGCTTGAATTCCGCCCCCTCACCACGCCCACAGACAGAGGCAAAACGCAGCATCAGCCTCTATCGACGCCTTCTGAGCTGGCTGCTGCTGCCCTTGCTGGCGCTGGGTACTCTATTGCTGGTGCAGGCCTTCCTGTCGGCGCGCGAGGCAGCGGACCGCGCCTACGACCGGCTGCTCGAGGCCTCGCTGGTCACCATCGCGGAACAGGTCAAATGGCAGGACGGCCAGTTGTGGCTCGACCTGCCGCCCGCCGCCCTCGAGATGCTGGCCACCGACGCCCAGGAACGCGTCTTCTACAGCCTGGTGGACGCCGATGGCGAGCAGGTCACCGGCAATACCCACCTGCCGGACGCCAATCGCGCCGCCGATGGTCGCCTGGCCCCACAGGAAACGCTCGGACGCAGCGGCGAGCTGTCGTTTCGCGATATCGCCTGGCAGGGACAGGCACTGCGGCTGGGCAGCCTGGATACCCGGCTGGGCGGCTGGGGCGACGACCCACGCCACGGCCAGCGCTACAGCATTCGCGTCGCCCATACCCGCGAGGGGCGAGACACCCTGACGCGTGAGCTGTTCAGTGGTTCGCTGGTGCGTCTGGCGGGGATGGCAACCCTGGCACTGCTGGTGGTGCTGATCGGCGTGCGACTGGCGTTGTCGCCGCTGACCCGCTTGCGGCGTGCCATTCGCGAACGTGACTCGCGCAGCCTGGCACCGCTCAACCTGCCCCTGCCGCGCGAGCTCGAGGAGCTCAAGCACACCATCAATGACCTGCTGGCGCGCATGCGCCGAGTGCGCGCCAATCAGGAGCGCTTCATCGGTGACGCCTCACACCAGCTGCGCACCCCGCTGGCAGGACTCTCCGCGCACGCCGAGCTGGCACTGCGCCAGCAGGACCCCAGCGCCTGGCATGCCGCGCTGGGCCAGATGCAGGCCACCGCCAGCCATACCGCCCATCTGGCCAATCAGTTGCTGTCGCTGACACGCCTCAACAACCCGGAGGTGCAGCCGCCGCGCGTGCCGCTGGAGCTGTCGGCGCTGGCGCGCGCCACCGTCAGCCGCCTGTTCCTGCGCTGTGATCGCGCCGGGGTGGACCTCGGCCTCGAGATCGCCCCGGATATCGACGGCGCCGCCTGGACGCTGGGCGTCGAGTGGCAGCTTGAGGAGGCACTGGCCAACCTGATCGACAATGCCTGCAAGCACGGCGCGCGTACCGTCACACTCACCCTGAACCGGATGGCGGCGCCGAGCGATGCTCTTCCAGCACTATCGGACAGTGCCACGCTGGCGGGCCGCTGGCGGCTGAGTGTCGAGGATGACGGCCCGGGTATCGACGCCGAGCGACGCCTGCTGGTGCTGCGCCCCTTCCACCGCAACACCCAGCCGGACAGTCACGATCAGATGCCAGCGCAGCAGCCCGATGAGTTCAAGCATCACGAGGGTGCCGGACTGGGGCTGGCGATCGTCGATGGTATCGCGCGACATCATGATGCGCGCCTGACGCTCAGCGACGCGACAGCACGCAGCGTGACGCAGGCTGCTGATCCTGCATCCCGCACAGACGATGCAACCCGCGCAGCCGACGCAGACAAGACAGACGAGACAGGCGCGTCCTGCGGGTTATGCGTCAGTCTGCATCTAGCACCTTGTGCAGCGCCTGAGGTGAGAGTGGATGGGGACGATGAATCGGCACAGGCCGGCAAGCCTGCACCGACAGGAGGCACAGCATGCTAGCGCGACGACCGCGAATCGGGCGGCAGCGCCCTGACAATCACAGCTCTGACAATCACGGCCCTGACAGTCACGGCCCTGTGAATCAAGGCCCGGGCAGACAGCGCGCTGGAAGACTGGTGGTCTGCCTGGGGTTGGCCATGCTTCTGAGTCCCGTCAGTCAGGCCGCAACCCAGGCGGGGGCCCGGGCGGCGTTCGATCCGCTGCTCGAAGAGCATCAATCGTTGTGGTTGCAGGGCGGCCAGCCAGTCGCGGCGCCCGCGCCTGACAGCGACGCCAGCCTCGCGGCAGACCTGACGATACACGCCGCGCTGGATCTGCCCGAGATTCGCCCGCTGCTGCTGCGTTACAGCCGTCAGCATCCTGAGCGCGTGCTGCACTACGTCAATCGCTCCGCCCTGGGACTTGAAGCACAGTACCTGCAGGCACCGCTGACACCGCAGGCGGATCTGATGATCTCCTCGGCCATGGGGCTGCAGTACCGACTCGCCAATCAGGGTCATGCTCTGGCACTCGAGGCCCCCAACCTGAACGCCTGGCCGGCCAACTCACGCTGGCGCAACGAGCTGTATGCGATGAGCTTCGAGCCGATCGTGATGGTGGCACGACGCGATGCGCTCAAGCGCCTGGCGGACCTCGACGGCCTGCGCAATCCCCTCGATGTGCTGCGCAGTCATCGCGACTTCTGGCACCTGCTCGAGACGCGCCGCGAGCAGCTGCGTGGCCGCATCATCAGCTATGACCCGCGCAGCAGCGGCTCCGGCTTTACCTATGCCGTGTCCGATGCCCGGCAATCGCCGCGCTACTGGACGCTGGTCCGCGCCATGGGACAGGCCGATGCCAGGCTGGCCAGCACCACCGGTGCCATGCTCGAGGCGCTGGCCAGCGGCGAGGTGGACATCGCCTATAACCTGGTCGGCCCCTACGCGGTGACCTTTGCCCGCGCCCATCCGGAGCTGGTGGTGATCGTGCCGGAAGACTATGTGCTGATTCAGCGCCGGCTGGCCTTCATACCCCAGCAGGCGCCTCATCCCGAGGCCGGTGAAGCCTTTCTCGACTGGTGGCTGAGTCTGGAGGGCCAGCAGGCGGTGGCCAGCGACAGTCAGCTGGGCGCGCTGCACCCCGAGGTGCGTGGCAAGGGCAGTGCCCAGCATATGCGCGAGCAGCTGGGCGATGCGCTACGCCCGATCGAGATCGGCCCTGGCCTGCTGGCGACACTCGATCGCCTCAAGCAGGCCAGCTTCCTGAGCCGCTGGGTGCTGGAATTCGAGGCACCCGCTCCCGTTGCCGGTGAGGCGAACCTGGGTCAGGGTCAGGGCCAGACCCCGTCAGCAACGCCGCCAGAATTGAACCAATGATCCGTGTCGTCAGGCCTGACTAGCACACCCTCTCTTTCACGGCTCGATCTGCAAAAGGCGCCATTACCGGGCGCGCTGGACACAGGACCGTGCCCATCACGCACAAGGCGCCCCAAGGGGCGCCTTGTGCGTGATGGCATACGGCACTCAATGACATGAGCAGCGGCCTCGGCATCAACGGCCACCGGCATCTCCGCCGCCGTCACCGTCGCCGTCCTCGGCATCCGGTGCGGCCTCACGCAGCCCGGCGTCCTCACGGCCTGCCAGACCATCGGCGGGCTTGCGACGCGCGATCAGCGCGCCACCTTCCCGGTGCTCGCTGCTCTGATACTGCGTACTTTCCGCCTCGCTGCTTTCCAATGAGCCGCTGGCGGGGCGCAATGGCTCCGCCGAGGCGCTGCGCTGCTCGACGAGGCGCTCGGTGCCATCGGCGCGATGCAGCCAGACATCCATCTGCTGGAAGGCGACCTTGAGGCAGTGCTCGCGGAAGCGTGCATCGACCCAGCGATTGATCTCATCGGTGGCGTAGAGGCGATCGGTCAGGTCATTGACGTAGATGCGCAGCTCGAAACCGAAGTTGTCCTGGTTGTAGGTCAGGCAGAATACCAGTGGCTCCGGGTCCTTGAGCACCCGCTTGTTTTCCTGGGCGGCCTGCATCAACAGACGATGCGCCAGATCCAGATCGCTGCCATGGGCGACACCGAAATTGAGCACCACCCGCGTGACGTTGTCCGACAGCGACCAGTTGATCAGCTGGTCGGTAACGAACGTCTTGTTGGGGATGATGATCTCCTTGCGATCGAAATCCGTCACCGTGGTGGCGCGAATCCGGATGCGATTGACCGTACCATGCAGGTTGCCGATGGTGATGGTGTCGCCGATGCGCACCGGGCGCTCGAACAGGATGATCAGGCCCGAGATGAAGTTGGCGAAGATCTCCTGCAGACCGAAGCCCAGCCCGACACTCAACGCCGCCACCAGCCACTGCAGCTTGTCCCAGCTGACGCCCATGCTGCCCAAAGTCATCACGAAACCGGTGGCCATGATCACATAGGACAGCAGCGAGGTGATCGCATAGCTGGAGCCCTGCTTGAGCTCGAGCCGCGACAGGATCGAGACTTCCAGCAGGCCCGGCAGGTTGCGCGCCATCATCACCGCCACGGCGAGGGTGATCATGCCCGCGATCAAATCCGCCAGCGAGATGGGCGTCGCCGAATCGCCCTCGACGGAAGCGGCGATTTCCCACACCACCACGCTGTCGAGATAGCTGAGCACATTGAGCAGATCGGCCCACACCACATAGAAGATCGCCAGGAAGCTGATGACCAGAATCAGCTTCGAGAGACGCAATGACTGGGAGTTGACCTGCTCCATGTCCAGCGGCGGCTCTTCCACCACCTCGACACCGCCTTCGGCGCCCTCCTGGACCTGGGCGCGGCGACGCGCCACGGCGCGACGATACGCCAGTCGCCGCGCGGCGACTGCCAGACCACGCACCACGGTGGCTTCCACCAGAATCCAGGCTCCGAACAGGAAGATGGTGGTGATGAAGCGGCCACACAGGCGCAGCGCGGTGTACTCGTAGCCAAGGCAGATCAGCACGCCCAGCGCCACCGGCACCAGCGCCATCGCAAGACCCAGAATCAGTCGGAACAGCTTGAGGCCGAAGAAGGGGACGTGGGCCAGTATCAGCCGCGACAGACAGAAGCTCATCGCCATCAGGCCCACGAACAGAATGGCTAGCCCCAGCGGACGTTCGAGCAGATTGAGGTCAGCCTCGCTGATGATGTTGGTGGTCAGCACCACCGGCAGCAGCGCGAAGCCCAGCCACCAGATGTGGCGGCGCAGCTCCGCTACGTAGGTGGCCGGCCACTGGAAGTGACGCTCGGCGACGCCGTCCTTGACCAGCAGCCGGCGGAAGATGGCGAAGATGCCCCACGCCAGAGAAAGCTTCAAAAGCGCCTGCCCCAGCGCCCATAGCATGACGCCTTCACCCAGCGACAGCACGCTGCCGACCAGTGCCAGCGCCAGCGCGCCGGGTATGGCCAACAGGACGTTGAGCAGAATGGCGCGTGGCGTATGCAGCTGGGTATCCTGCTTCAGGCGCCCTATCTGGGCGTGCAGATCCGCCAGGCGCGCGCGGATGCGCGAGCGCTTCCAGGTGATGAAGATCAGCAGCAGCAAGCCCGGCAACGCCACCCACAGGTCATTGAGCTGGAAGCCCTTGGACAGCCCTGCCACCACGCCGCGCCAGACGGTGGGCTTGAGCTCTTCGGCAAGCATTTCCGGGGTGCGTGACAGCCATTCCAGATCCAGTGGCTTGCCATTGGCGACCCAGAACAGCTGCTCCTCGATGGTCTGGCGCAGACGTCCGGAGACTTCGAGCAACTGCTGCTGGTTGAGCTGCAGGTCAATGGCACGTGCCAACAGGCTGTCGTATTCCTTGTCGAGCTTGTCGACCAGCTCCTTGCGCGCCTCCAGCTGACCGATCAATGCCTGACGCAGCTCGGCGCTGACCTGGCTGACATCGGCATTGCCGCCGGGGCGCTCCAGCGCCGCGGCCTCGCCCAGCACGTGCGAATTGAGATAGCCCGGAATATCGGCGAGCTGTTCGCGCACCTTGTTGAGCTCGAACTGCTTGAGGCGCAGGTCGGCGATCTCTTCCTTCAAGTCCTTGCGCACATCGACCTGCGGCAGGCGGCTCTGCTGCTCGCGCAGGATACGCGCCAGCAGGACGCTGCCCTTGATGGCCTCGATCTGCTCGCTCATGGTGCGCTCGACCTGGGTGACGCGATCAAGCTGGGTGCGCACCTCCAGCCCATCGCGAATCACGGCGTTGACGCGATCGGTAATCGCCAGCAGCTGGCTGCTGAGCTCGCGGTTGCGGTTGAGTACCTGCTGGAAGATGGGATTGTCGGCCAGCGCGGCGTTCTCGCCACTGGTGGCATCGGCGATGGTCTGCTCGGACTGGTTGCGGCGCTTGTCGTTGACCAGGGTCTGGATCTGCTCCAGGTCCTGCTCCAGATTGGCGATCTGGCGGCTGTAAAGTGTCTTGCGCACCTGGGCCAGCTCACGCAGCAGAGAGCTTGAATTGAGCTCTGAATGGCTCAGTTCGCCACGCGTTTCGGCCAATGCCAGACGGGCCTCGATCAGATCACGACCGGTGCCGGACAGGTCGTCATCGGTGTTGCCACCCAGCTGGGTCTGCAGGCGCTGCACCTGCTGCTGAGCATCGGCCAGGGTCGAGCGCGAACGCTCCGGCAGGCTCTGGGCATTGATCAGGCGCCGGTTGGTGTCGGCCAGCTTGTCCTGCAGGTTCTGCAGCGAGTCCAGGATCGAGGTCATGCGCTTGTCCAGGGCCTCGACCGACTCGCCTTCCAGTGACGCGATGCTGGGTGGGGTGTAATCCTGGGGCAGACGCGCCAGCTCAGCCTGTGCCTTCGCCAGCTCCGCCGGCGCCTCCTTGACCTCATTCTTGAGAGAACTCAGGTTGCTGCTGGCCTCGGCGAGGTCGTCCAGCACCGTCAGGGTATCCTTGAGGTCCGCGATACGCTGACGCGTGTCGGCATCCGGCTTCTCGACGCTCTGCAGGTCTTCAAGCTGAGTCTGGACATCAGCACGCTTCGGGGCGTCCGCACTGGCCGTGGCCGGCACCCAGGCCAGCAGCACCATCAGCAGCAAGGCGCCTGCCAACATCATCAGTCTCAAGGACTTGTTACCTGTCACAGCTGTCTCCTCAATGGTCACCACCGCGCTTTTTCATCGGCTCCACTGCCCCGCCTGGCCGCCGTCAGCCATGCAGGATGACATCGTGACAGGTCGCAAACGCGGGCAAGGGCCGCATTGTCGACTGGCGCTGCATCCCACGCAATCCTTGTCGGCAAACGTCTGCCAGCGGCGCCCAGCATAGGATGAGAGGGAGAATGAACGAGAGAGCGAAGTGAAGAATGAAGCAAAGAATGACAGGATGGAAAAGCGGTGCTTTCAGGCCAGCGTGAGCGGCATGCATCGTCGCATCGAGGCGACGCACCTGTCGGAATCTTCGTGCTGGAACCGGACACTGCGCCGCCAGTAGAATGGCAGACATGTCATGAACATTGCTCCATAATGCCCTGCTCCCCCGCCGCGGTGTAACCGACAGGATACTTCCATGCCCCTCCGCCTTGCCTCCATCGGATTCCGGTCCGTCCCTGCACGCCTCTCGGGAGTGCTGGCCACAGTACTGCTGGGTGCTGCCGCACCTGCAGCAGCCGACGTGCCCTACACCATGGATACCGAGGGACGCGTAGTACTGGTCAACGGCAAGCGCTTCGCTCCCGAAGCACTGGGCATGACTGCCGCCCAGGCCCGTGCGGGTGCCATGAGCCAGACCGAGTGGCGCGAACTGGCAGCTTCTGCGCCGGACACGGCGCAGGACGTCGAGAGTGACCCGCGTACCGAGCAGGTATTCCTCTCCAACCGGGACGATGCGGATTACGACCGCTACTCGGCGGAAGCGGCCGAGACCGAGCGGGCACAAGGCCAGAGCGCTGACGCGCCCCTCGATGAAAGCCTGGCTCAGCAGCGTGCCAAGGAGCGTGTCGTTCTTGAGGACGATGCCGAGAAGAATCCGCTGGCCATCACCGCCTACAAGCGCAATTACCTGCTGCCCTGGGCCTACAACACCAACCCGGATGCCAATGGCTTTGCCGAAGTCACCCGGGAAGGCGAGGTGGACAAGACCGAGGTGAAATATCAGCTCAGCCTCAAGGTCGAGCTGATGGATGACATCTTCGGTGACAATGGCGACGTGTTCTTCGCCTATACCCAGCGCAGCTGGTGGCAGGCCTACAACTCCGATGCCTCGGCGCCGTTCCGCGAGACCAATTACGAGCCGGAAGCCTTCCTGCAGTTCGACAATCGTTATGAGCTGTTCGGCTGGACCAATACCCGCAACCGCATCGGTTTCGCGCATCAGTCCAATGGCCGTTCCGACCCCTTGTCGCGCAGCTGGAACCGCGTCTACGCCGACATGATGTTCCAGAACGGCGACTGGGCCATCGCGGTCACGCCGCACTGGCGCGTGCCGGAGGAGTCCGACGAAGACGACAACCCGGACCTCTACAACTACATCGGCTACGGCGACATCACGGTCGGCTATACCGCGGATCAGCACGAATTCACCTGGATGGTGCGTGGCAACCCCTCCAAGGGCAATTACGGCAACCAGCTCGACTACTCCTTCCCGCTGTTCGGCAAGGTACGTGGCTACGTGCAGTACTACCACGGCTACGGTGAGAGCCTGATCGACTACGACCACAGCGTGAATCGCTTTGGCCTGGGCTTCTCGATCAATACCTTCTTCGCCGGCTCGCCAGAGACCTGATCAAAGAGACCTGATCAAAGAGACCTGATCCAGAAGTTCTGATCAAAGAGTGCTGACGCAAGCACTCGCATGACCCTCCCGCAACGGGCAGCCCAGGCTGCCCGTCTTGCCATCTGCCCCGCCCGTAGGCGCCGCCCATGTGGACCACCGCTCATGTGGACCGCCCATATGAATCCAATGGCACGCCCATGATCCAGATCATGTCTCCCGCATATGACATGGCGATATCGTGCTCTGTGCGTATCTTGCCCTTGTGTTTGTCGCGTTCGACCCCCACGACTTGTGCATGACCACGCAAGACGCGTCATGACGACGTGCTGACGATGCTTGCAGGAAGTCTCGCGCAAGCGGATTCAGGTCATGCCCTGCCGCCTGCGGCGCCCCAGGGAAGAGAGAGTTCGAGAGTCAAGCGCAGACAACACCGCGCTCACCATTCGCGAAATCTGATTCGACATACGGGAAGGAGTTACACCATGGCTATGCAAAAGATCGGCGATCACACCACTTCCGCGACCGGTGCCAACACCGACCAGCTGAAGGAAGATCTGCGCCATCTGTCCCAGACCGTCGAGGAACTGCTGCACGCCTCGGCTGAAGATTCCCGCGAGAGCATGAAGGAAGCCCGCGCCCGCGCCCAGACTCGCCTGGAAGCTACCCGCGCCCGCCTCAGTGCACAGGGCGATCGTCTCGCCGCTGGCGCGCGCGAATCCGTGGACTGCGCTGATCGCTACGTGCACGACAACCCGTGGACCAGTGTCGGTATCGGCGCGGCCGCCGGTGTCGTCGTCGGCATGCTGCTTGGCCGTCGCTGATGCAGGAGCAAGGGCCGGTTGAACGCGTACTTGGCGCCATCCGACGTCTGACTGCGAGCCTGGTCGAGAGTGGCGAGACGCGCTTGCGTCTCGCCGTGCTGGAGCTCGAGGAAGAACGCGAACGGCTGTTCGTGATGCTGCTGCTGTCGGGTATCGCCCTGATGCTGATCTGCTTCGGCATCGGCCTGGCGATACTGCTGGTGGTCGTGGCCTTCTGGGATACCCATCGCCTGCTGGCCATCGCTCTGAGCGGCGGGGTCCTGCTGGCATTGGGGGGATTGATCGCCTGGCGCGTCAAGGTGATCGCTTCCCAGCGCAGTCTGCTGCGCTCCACGCTCAGCAACCTGAGCCGTGACAGCGACAGCCTCAAGGATGTGCGTGCTGACGCACTGGAGCGCCAGCGCCAACGCGAAAACCATTGATGCCCCGCTTGCCAGTGCCTGCCAAGGAGGCGAGATGAGTTCTTCCAGACAATCCCTCGCGCGACGCGAGCCGGCGCTACCTCCCGTACAGGGCAACGGACGTCGGTCAGCCCATCCGCGTGACGCCAAACGTGCGGAACTCGAAGCACGCATCAGTCAGCAGCGCCTCGATGTCAGCCATGCGATGCGCGAACTCAAGGAGGCCACCGCCCCCATCGACCGCGGCTGGGCCAAGGTCCAGCAATACCGCGGCCCGTTGGTGCTGGTGGGCGGTCTGATCGCGGCGCGGGGCGGTTTCCGGCCAAAGAAGGGCCTGAGCCTGCTCAAGCGCGGCCTGATGGGCTGGGTGATGATTCGCCGACTGAGAATATTGTTCGACAAGTAATCACGATACATACCGAAAGCCCCGCCACCTGGCACTCAGGTGGCGGGGCTTTTTTCGTCATTGCGACGTGCAGCTCCGTGAATCCTACCGCGATCAAGCGCTGCGGCTGTCACGCTTGAGCAGATACACGCCCAGATAGAGCACCGCGAAGATCAGCCCCAGCACGGCGGCGGCGCCGAAGACATTGCTGCCGTCACCGGGCAGGAACTCCAGGAAGGACGTCAGGAACTGTCCCAGGAAGATCGCCATCGTCAGGTAGGAGAGATTGCGACCGCGCACCGAGGCGTGGCTGCGCTCCACCGTCATGTGGTTGAGCAAGGGGATCGAGAAGCCGAAGCCCATGCCGGACAAGACAGCACCGACACTCATCAGCGTCATGTTCTCGGCCTGCTGGAAGACGAACAGGCTGGCGGCATACAGCAGGAAGGCAAGTGCCAGCGTCGGTATCTCGCGCAAGGCACGTGAGACCTTCGGCATCAGCATGGCCGCCACCACCGCGACCAGCGAGATCGCCGCCAGGAAGATGCCGGTCGAGGCCTCGTTCAGCCCCAGCAGGCTCAGGCGCTTGGGCAGCATGACGATGGCGGTGAAGAACAGGGTCATGGCCATGGCCGCCGCCAGATAGACACTGGTGAGCGAAGCTGACAGCGCCTGCTGACCCGACTTGCCAGCCGTTTCCTCAGGGGCTGCAGGTGACTGCCTGGGCACCATCATCCACAGCATGACCAGCAGTAGCCAGGCCAGCAGGTAGAGCAGGAAAGGCAGCTGCCAGGCGATACCCGCCAGCACTCCACTGACGAACAGGAAGATCACGCCGCCAAGTTCGATGGACATGCCCTGCTGGGCGATCATCGCCAGACGTGCATGGCCGTGATACCACTCGGAGATCAGCGTGGTGCCGCCCGCCATGACCACTGCGGTCACGCCACCGAGCAGAATGCGATCGGCGAACACGACGACGGTGCCTTCCAGCAGGGCACCGCCTGCCCCCAGCAGACCATACAGAAACAGCCCGCCTGTCAGTGCACGATAGGCGCCGATGCGATCGATCATGCGCCCGGCGATGGGCGCGAACAGCACGGCACCCAGCGACGGCAGGGTAATCAGCCAGCTGGCATGGCTTTCCACCTCAAGCGCCGAGGCGATGCTCAGAAGCCCCGGCGCGACCACGGTTCCCACCATGATGGTCAGACAGGCGATGGCCAGCAGCGTGAAACGCCCGCCGCCAGAAAGTGATCGAGAGGAATCGCGCGTATCCTGCGCGATTCCTCGGG
It includes:
- a CDS encoding YqjK-like family protein; the encoded protein is MSSSRQSLARREPALPPVQGNGRRSAHPRDAKRAELEARISQQRLDVSHAMRELKEATAPIDRGWAKVQQYRGPLVLVGGLIAARGGFRPKKGLSLLKRGLMGWVMIRRLRILFDK
- a CDS encoding sensor histidine kinase, which gives rise to MNSAPSPRPQTEAKRSISLYRRLLSWLLLPLLALGTLLLVQAFLSAREAADRAYDRLLEASLVTIAEQVKWQDGQLWLDLPPAALEMLATDAQERVFYSLVDADGEQVTGNTHLPDANRAADGRLAPQETLGRSGELSFRDIAWQGQALRLGSLDTRLGGWGDDPRHGQRYSIRVAHTREGRDTLTRELFSGSLVRLAGMATLALLVVLIGVRLALSPLTRLRRAIRERDSRSLAPLNLPLPRELEELKHTINDLLARMRRVRANQERFIGDASHQLRTPLAGLSAHAELALRQQDPSAWHAALGQMQATASHTAHLANQLLSLTRLNNPEVQPPRVPLELSALARATVSRLFLRCDRAGVDLGLEIAPDIDGAAWTLGVEWQLEEALANLIDNACKHGARTVTLTLNRMAAPSDALPALSDSATLAGRWRLSVEDDGPGIDAERRLLVLRPFHRNTQPDSHDQMPAQQPDEFKHHEGAGLGLAIVDGIARHHDARLTLSDATARSVTQAADPASRTDDATRAADADKTDETGASCGLCVSLHLAPCAAPEVRVDGDDESAQAGKPAPTGGTAC
- the mscK gene encoding mechanosensitive channel MscK; its protein translation is MTGNKSLRLMMLAGALLLMVLLAWVPATASADAPKRADVQTQLEDLQSVEKPDADTRQRIADLKDTLTVLDDLAEASSNLSSLKNEVKEAPAELAKAQAELARLPQDYTPPSIASLEGESVEALDKRMTSILDSLQNLQDKLADTNRRLINAQSLPERSRSTLADAQQQVQRLQTQLGGNTDDDLSGTGRDLIEARLALAETRGELSHSELNSSSLLRELAQVRKTLYSRQIANLEQDLEQIQTLVNDKRRNQSEQTIADATSGENAALADNPIFQQVLNRNRELSSQLLAITDRVNAVIRDGLEVRTQLDRVTQVERTMSEQIEAIKGSVLLARILREQQSRLPQVDVRKDLKEEIADLRLKQFELNKVREQLADIPGYLNSHVLGEAAALERPGGNADVSQVSAELRQALIGQLEARKELVDKLDKEYDSLLARAIDLQLNQQQLLEVSGRLRQTIEEQLFWVANGKPLDLEWLSRTPEMLAEELKPTVWRGVVAGLSKGFQLNDLWVALPGLLLLIFITWKRSRIRARLADLHAQIGRLKQDTQLHTPRAILLNVLLAIPGALALALVGSVLSLGEGVMLWALGQALLKLSLAWGIFAIFRRLLVKDGVAERHFQWPATYVAELRRHIWWLGFALLPVVLTTNIISEADLNLLERPLGLAILFVGLMAMSFCLSRLILAHVPFFGLKLFRLILGLAMALVPVALGVLICLGYEYTALRLCGRFITTIFLFGAWILVEATVVRGLAVAARRLAYRRAVARRRAQVQEGAEGGVEVVEEPPLDMEQVNSQSLRLSKLILVISFLAIFYVVWADLLNVLSYLDSVVVWEIAASVEGDSATPISLADLIAGMITLAVAVMMARNLPGLLEVSILSRLELKQGSSYAITSLLSYVIMATGFVMTLGSMGVSWDKLQWLVAALSVGLGFGLQEIFANFISGLIILFERPVRIGDTITIGNLHGTVNRIRIRATTVTDFDRKEIIIPNKTFVTDQLINWSLSDNVTRVVLNFGVAHGSDLDLAHRLLMQAAQENKRVLKDPEPLVFCLTYNQDNFGFELRIYVNDLTDRLYATDEINRWVDARFREHCLKVAFQQMDVWLHRADGTERLVEQRSASAEPLRPASGSLESSEAESTQYQSSEHREGGALIARRKPADGLAGREDAGLREAAPDAEDGDGDGGGDAGGR
- a CDS encoding ABC transporter substrate-binding protein, producing MLLSPVSQAATQAGARAAFDPLLEEHQSLWLQGGQPVAAPAPDSDASLAADLTIHAALDLPEIRPLLLRYSRQHPERVLHYVNRSALGLEAQYLQAPLTPQADLMISSAMGLQYRLANQGHALALEAPNLNAWPANSRWRNELYAMSFEPIVMVARRDALKRLADLDGLRNPLDVLRSHRDFWHLLETRREQLRGRIISYDPRSSGSGFTYAVSDARQSPRYWTLVRAMGQADARLASTTGAMLEALASGEVDIAYNLVGPYAVTFARAHPELVVIVPEDYVLIQRRLAFIPQQAPHPEAGEAFLDWWLSLEGQQAVASDSQLGALHPEVRGKGSAQHMREQLGDALRPIEIGPGLLATLDRLKQASFLSRWVLEFEAPAPVAGEANLGQGQGQTPSATPPELNQ
- a CDS encoding MFS transporter; the encoded protein is MTTSTSRGIAQDTRDSSRSLSGGGRFTLLAIACLTIMVGTVVAPGLLSIASALEVESHASWLITLPSLGAVLFAPIAGRMIDRIGAYRALTGGLFLYGLLGAGGALLEGTVVVFADRILLGGVTAVVMAGGTTLISEWYHGHARLAMIAQQGMSIELGGVIFLFVSGVLAGIAWQLPFLLYLLAWLLLVMLWMMVPRQSPAAPEETAGKSGQQALSASLTSVYLAAAMAMTLFFTAIVMLPKRLSLLGLNEASTGIFLAAISLVAVVAAMLMPKVSRALREIPTLALAFLLYAASLFVFQQAENMTLMSVGAVLSGMGFGFSIPLLNHMTVERSHASVRGRNLSYLTMAIFLGQFLTSFLEFLPGDGSNVFGAAAVLGLIFAVLYLGVYLLKRDSRSA
- a CDS encoding phage holin family protein is translated as MQEQGPVERVLGAIRRLTASLVESGETRLRLAVLELEEERERLFVMLLLSGIALMLICFGIGLAILLVVVAFWDTHRLLAIALSGGVLLALGGLIAWRVKVIASQRSLLRSTLSNLSRDSDSLKDVRADALERQRQRENH
- a CDS encoding phospholipase A, which produces MPLRLASIGFRSVPARLSGVLATVLLGAAAPAAADVPYTMDTEGRVVLVNGKRFAPEALGMTAAQARAGAMSQTEWRELAASAPDTAQDVESDPRTEQVFLSNRDDADYDRYSAEAAETERAQGQSADAPLDESLAQQRAKERVVLEDDAEKNPLAITAYKRNYLLPWAYNTNPDANGFAEVTREGEVDKTEVKYQLSLKVELMDDIFGDNGDVFFAYTQRSWWQAYNSDASAPFRETNYEPEAFLQFDNRYELFGWTNTRNRIGFAHQSNGRSDPLSRSWNRVYADMMFQNGDWAIAVTPHWRVPEESDEDDNPDLYNYIGYGDITVGYTADQHEFTWMVRGNPSKGNYGNQLDYSFPLFGKVRGYVQYYHGYGESLIDYDHSVNRFGLGFSINTFFAGSPET
- a CDS encoding DUF883 family protein, translated to MAMQKIGDHTTSATGANTDQLKEDLRHLSQTVEELLHASAEDSRESMKEARARAQTRLEATRARLSAQGDRLAAGARESVDCADRYVHDNPWTSVGIGAAAGVVVGMLLGRR